Proteins encoded by one window of Azospirillum brasilense:
- a CDS encoding RNA methyltransferase, translating into MRGYFAIGVERISKPGNVGNLMRSAHAFGASFFFAIDPEPDLNEARFVDTSGAAEHLPLYVYDRVADLALPKDCQLVGVELTEDAVELPSFRHPTRAAYVLGPERGSLSEPLLERCDFTVKIPMKFCINVGVAGALVMYDRMISLGRFAERPVRVGGPTEPLRDHQHGRQIMRNPERRRRMRGIPKPVIVRDDE; encoded by the coding sequence ATGCGTGGATATTTCGCCATCGGGGTGGAACGGATCAGCAAGCCCGGCAACGTCGGCAACCTGATGCGCTCCGCCCATGCCTTCGGCGCCTCCTTCTTCTTCGCCATCGACCCGGAGCCCGACCTGAACGAGGCCCGGTTCGTCGACACCTCGGGCGCCGCGGAGCATCTGCCGCTCTACGTCTACGACCGGGTGGCCGATCTGGCGCTGCCCAAGGACTGCCAGCTCGTCGGGGTGGAGCTGACCGAGGACGCGGTGGAGCTGCCCAGCTTCCGCCACCCGACGCGCGCCGCCTATGTGCTGGGTCCGGAGCGCGGCAGCCTCTCCGAACCGCTGCTGGAGCGCTGCGACTTCACGGTGAAGATCCCGATGAAGTTCTGCATCAACGTCGGGGTGGCCGGCGCCCTGGTGATGTACGACCGGATGATCAGCCTGGGCCGCTTCGCCGAGCGGCCGGTGCGCGTCGGCGGCCCGACCGAGCCGCTGCGCGATCACCAGCACGGCCGCCAGATCATGCGCAACCCCGAGCGCCGCCGCCGCATGCGCGGCATCCCGAAGCCGGTGATCGTCCGCGACGACGAGTGA
- the rlmN gene encoding 23S rRNA (adenine(2503)-C(2))-methyltransferase RlmN, giving the protein MSASNHAAAFALPAVDADGRKNLVGLSRDELEAEMLSVGLEKFRARQLWHWIYHRGATDFAVMTTLAKPVREKLAESYAVARPTVVRDLKSVDGTRKWLLRMPDGQEVESVHIPEEDRGTLCVSSQVGCTLTCRFCHTGTQRLVRNLDASEIVAQVMLARDALGEWPAPPDGRMISNIVMMGMGEPLFNYENVAKALKIVMDGDGISISKRRITLSTSGVVPAMKRCGEELNVNLAVSLHAVTDELRDIIMPINRKYPLKELMDACRNYPGLNNARRITFEYVMLKGVNDSPADARALVKLLEGIPSKINLIPFNPWPGAPYERSTDRAIQVFGDIVNNAGYASPVRTTRGEDIMAACGQLKSASVRLSAADRAAIEKVLAEKDAALAG; this is encoded by the coding sequence ATGAGCGCCTCCAATCACGCTGCTGCCTTTGCCCTGCCGGCTGTTGACGCCGACGGGCGCAAGAACCTTGTCGGCCTGTCCCGCGACGAGCTGGAAGCCGAAATGCTGTCCGTCGGCCTGGAGAAATTCCGGGCCCGCCAGCTCTGGCACTGGATCTACCACCGCGGAGCCACCGACTTCGCGGTGATGACCACGCTCGCCAAGCCGGTGCGCGAAAAGCTGGCGGAGAGCTACGCCGTGGCCCGCCCGACGGTCGTGCGCGACCTGAAGTCGGTGGACGGCACGCGCAAGTGGCTGCTGCGCATGCCCGACGGGCAGGAGGTGGAGAGCGTCCACATCCCCGAGGAGGACCGCGGCACGCTCTGCGTCTCCTCACAGGTCGGCTGCACGCTGACCTGCCGCTTCTGCCACACCGGCACGCAGCGTCTGGTGCGCAACCTCGACGCCTCGGAGATCGTGGCGCAGGTCATGCTGGCCCGCGACGCGCTCGGCGAATGGCCGGCGCCGCCGGACGGGCGGATGATCTCCAACATCGTCATGATGGGGATGGGGGAGCCGCTCTTTAACTACGAGAACGTCGCCAAGGCGCTGAAGATCGTCATGGATGGCGACGGGATCTCGATCTCGAAGCGCCGCATCACGCTCTCGACCTCCGGCGTCGTCCCGGCCATGAAGCGCTGCGGCGAGGAGCTGAACGTCAACCTTGCCGTCAGCCTGCACGCCGTGACCGACGAACTGCGCGACATCATCATGCCCATCAACCGGAAATACCCGTTGAAGGAGCTGATGGACGCCTGCCGCAACTACCCCGGCCTGAACAACGCGCGGCGCATCACCTTCGAATATGTGATGCTGAAGGGCGTCAACGACAGCCCGGCGGACGCCCGCGCCCTTGTGAAGTTGCTGGAGGGCATCCCGTCGAAGATCAACCTGATCCCCTTCAACCCCTGGCCGGGCGCCCCCTACGAGCGTTCGACCGACCGGGCGATCCAGGTCTTCGGCGACATCGTCAACAACGCCGGCTACGCCAGCCCCGTCCGCACCACCCGCGGCGAGGACATCATGGCCGCCTGCGGCCAGTTGAAGAGCGCGTCCGTCCGCCTGTCCGCCGCCGACCGCGCCGCCATCGAGAAGGTGCTGGCCGAGAAGGACGCGGCGCTGGCCGGATAA
- a CDS encoding sigma-70 family RNA polymerase sigma factor, producing MQDLGSPAAGTDRTFEELLTAVGRDRDRTAFAALFGHFAPRLKAYLRRQGCDAGGAEELVQDVMLLVWRRAETYDPTQASAATWMFTIARNKRIDALRREQRPEIDPADPTLVPDPMESADDGVAARETAGRLQAALRTLPPEQADLLRLAYFEDKPHSLISAEQGIPLGTVKSRLRLAMERLRKAMRDSR from the coding sequence ATGCAGGATCTCGGTTCCCCAGCCGCCGGCACCGACCGGACGTTCGAAGAACTGCTGACGGCGGTCGGGCGGGATCGTGACCGCACGGCCTTCGCGGCCCTGTTCGGGCATTTCGCCCCGCGGTTGAAGGCTTATCTGCGTCGCCAGGGCTGCGACGCGGGTGGTGCGGAGGAGTTGGTGCAGGACGTGATGCTGTTGGTGTGGCGCCGCGCGGAGACCTATGACCCGACCCAGGCGTCCGCCGCGACCTGGATGTTCACCATCGCCCGCAACAAGCGGATCGACGCGCTGCGGCGGGAGCAGCGGCCGGAGATCGACCCCGCCGACCCCACGTTGGTCCCCGACCCGATGGAGAGCGCCGACGACGGGGTGGCGGCGCGCGAGACCGCCGGCCGCCTCCAGGCCGCGCTGAGGACCCTGCCGCCGGAACAGGCCGACCTGCTGCGTCTGGCCTATTTCGAGGACAAGCCGCACAGCCTGATCTCCGCCGAACAGGGCATTCCGCTGGGCACCGTCAAGTCGCGCCTGCGGCTGGCCATGGAACGGCTGCGCAAGGCCATGAGGGACTCCCGATGA
- a CDS encoding VOC family protein, whose translation MEQRVSLITLGVADLARSRRFYEEGLGWTPSPVSQDAITFYQLGGIALALYGREALAEDAHLAESGPTSGFGGITLAHNLRSKAEVDAVMAQAERAGGRILKPAQDVFWGGYSGYFADPDGHPWEVAWNPFAALGEDGSFRLEG comes from the coding sequence ATGGAACAGCGAGTCAGCCTGATCACGCTGGGCGTCGCCGACCTCGCGCGCAGCCGCCGCTTCTATGAGGAGGGGCTGGGCTGGACTCCCTCCCCCGTCAGCCAGGACGCCATCACCTTCTACCAGTTGGGCGGCATCGCGCTGGCTCTCTACGGTCGGGAGGCGCTGGCCGAGGACGCGCATCTGGCGGAGTCCGGCCCGACCTCGGGCTTCGGCGGCATCACGCTCGCCCACAACCTGCGCAGCAAGGCGGAGGTGGACGCGGTGATGGCCCAGGCCGAGCGGGCCGGCGGGCGCATCCTGAAGCCGGCGCAGGACGTCTTTTGGGGCGGCTACAGCGGCTATTTCGCCGACCCGGACGGCCATCCCTGGGAAGTCGCCTGGAACCCCTTCGCCGCGCTGGGCGAGGACGGAAGCTTCAGGCTGGAGGGGTGA
- a CDS encoding class I SAM-dependent methyltransferase, whose product MSDPLYDDRFYDIQEEGSLRSARVIAPLVLGWVGAESVLDVGCGVGTFLRAFAEAGIADVQGLDGDYVRRDRLRIDPSRFSAHDLSQPFDLGRRFGLVLSLEVAEHLPEERAEGFVDDLCRHGDVVLFGAAIPGQGATATSTSNGRAIGPGSSSPAATRPSTSCALSCGPTRPSNSGTDRTR is encoded by the coding sequence ATGTCCGATCCGCTCTACGACGACCGCTTCTACGACATCCAGGAGGAAGGGTCGCTCCGTTCCGCACGGGTCATCGCGCCGCTTGTGCTGGGCTGGGTGGGGGCGGAGTCGGTCCTCGACGTCGGGTGCGGGGTCGGCACCTTCCTCCGGGCCTTCGCGGAGGCGGGGATCGCCGACGTCCAGGGGCTGGACGGCGACTATGTGCGCCGCGACCGTCTGCGCATCGATCCGTCCCGCTTCAGCGCCCACGACCTGTCGCAGCCTTTCGATCTGGGGCGGCGGTTCGGCCTCGTCCTGTCGCTGGAGGTGGCCGAGCATCTGCCGGAGGAGCGCGCCGAAGGCTTTGTCGACGATCTTTGCCGCCATGGCGACGTGGTGCTGTTCGGGGCCGCCATCCCCGGCCAGGGGGCAACGGCCACATCAACGAGCAATGGCAGAGCCATTGGGCCGGGAAGTTCCTCTCCCGCGGCTACGAGGCCTTCGACATCCTGCGCCCTGTCCTGTGGGCCGACCCGTCCGTCGAATTCTGGTACCGACAGAACACGGTGA
- a CDS encoding asparaginase: MSHDHSSCCGGHGDHHGHADHHTPAEGHADLSGPPEAPILVEVTRGGMVESVHRGRACIVDSDGHVLAQWGDIQAPVYPRSAVKSIQAIPLVETGALDAYELGDQELALACSSHHGEIRHTRIAEAWIKRIGLTVDDYECGAHLPTDTETAHEMIRHGETPTAFHNNCSGKHAGFLTTALHKGEPTKGYVRFDHPVQQRILGVMEQMTGQDLSQAPWGVDGCAIPTIGIPLGAIAYAMARIGDPKDLPDSRAEAVTRIRRAWRAHPHLIAGKDSFDTGMMQAAGGLVLVKGGAEGVGCAVLPKQGLGIALKIDDGTPRAREVALAALIRATKVLSDEQWARAGQLIHQPVTNRNGLEVGVVRPAEG; encoded by the coding sequence ATGAGCCACGACCATTCCTCCTGCTGCGGCGGCCACGGTGACCACCACGGCCACGCCGACCATCACACCCCCGCCGAGGGGCACGCCGACCTTTCCGGCCCGCCGGAGGCGCCGATCCTCGTCGAGGTGACGCGCGGCGGCATGGTGGAATCCGTCCATCGCGGGCGCGCCTGCATCGTCGATTCCGACGGGCATGTGCTGGCCCAGTGGGGCGACATCCAGGCACCGGTCTACCCGCGCTCCGCCGTCAAGTCGATCCAGGCGATCCCGCTGGTCGAGACAGGCGCGCTGGACGCCTACGAGCTGGGCGACCAGGAGCTGGCTCTGGCCTGCTCCTCCCACCACGGGGAGATCCGCCACACCCGCATTGCGGAGGCCTGGATCAAGCGCATCGGCCTGACCGTGGACGACTACGAGTGCGGGGCGCATCTGCCGACCGACACCGAGACCGCCCACGAGATGATCCGCCACGGCGAGACGCCGACCGCCTTCCACAACAACTGCTCCGGCAAGCACGCCGGCTTCCTGACCACCGCCCTGCACAAGGGCGAACCGACCAAGGGCTATGTCCGCTTCGACCACCCGGTGCAGCAGCGCATCCTGGGCGTGATGGAGCAGATGACCGGACAGGACCTGTCGCAGGCCCCCTGGGGCGTCGACGGCTGCGCCATCCCGACCATCGGCATCCCGCTGGGCGCCATCGCCTACGCCATGGCCCGCATCGGCGACCCCAAGGACCTGCCGGACTCCCGCGCCGAGGCGGTGACCCGCATCCGCCGCGCCTGGCGGGCGCACCCGCACCTGATCGCCGGCAAGGACAGCTTCGACACCGGCATGATGCAGGCGGCGGGCGGTCTGGTCCTGGTCAAGGGCGGGGCCGAGGGCGTGGGCTGCGCCGTCCTGCCCAAGCAGGGGCTGGGCATCGCCCTGAAGATCGACGACGGCACCCCGCGCGCCCGCGAGGTCGCCCTGGCCGCCCTGATCCGCGCCACCAAGGTCCTGTCCGACGAGCAGTGGGCGCGGGCCGGCCAACTCATCCACCAGCCGGTGACCAACCGCAACGGCCTGGAGGTCGGCGTGGTCCGCCCGGCGGAGGGCTGA
- a CDS encoding YkvA family protein translates to MPIATDGPTEAAAALPAVIDPVRVERNERYVRRRFWNTLRANLHRIPFLEQALAAFFCATDPQTPFKAKAILMAALAYFVLPADSIPDWLIAVGFVDDAAVLATAVHAVRSNLKPEHEDRARAALRKEQQMKPAAGDASGMKPAGNG, encoded by the coding sequence ATGCCGATCGCCACCGACGGACCCACCGAAGCCGCCGCCGCTTTGCCCGCCGTCATCGACCCCGTCCGCGTGGAGCGGAACGAGCGCTACGTCCGCCGCCGCTTCTGGAACACGCTGCGCGCCAACCTGCACCGCATTCCCTTCCTGGAGCAGGCACTGGCCGCCTTCTTCTGCGCGACCGACCCGCAGACGCCCTTCAAGGCGAAGGCGATCCTGATGGCGGCGCTGGCCTATTTCGTGCTGCCCGCGGATTCCATCCCGGACTGGCTGATCGCGGTCGGTTTCGTGGACGACGCGGCGGTGCTGGCGACCGCCGTCCATGCGGTGCGGAGCAATCTGAAGCCCGAGCATGAGGACCGCGCCCGCGCCGCCCTGCGCAAGGAGCAGCAGATGAAGCCTGCCGCGGGTGACGCTTCCGGGATGAAGCCCGCCGGAAACGGCTGA
- a CDS encoding rhodanese-like domain-containing protein gives MPMKKGYKELLAEANARIQAITPQEALSLHGDPDVVFVDIRDPRELTRDGMIPGAFPATRGMLEFWVDPDSPYHKPVFASGKRFVFYCASGWRSALATDTVQSMGLENVCHLEGGFKGWKEAGLPVAMPPAAERKGS, from the coding sequence ATGCCGATGAAGAAGGGCTACAAGGAGTTGCTGGCCGAAGCGAACGCCCGCATCCAGGCGATCACGCCGCAGGAGGCGCTGTCCCTGCACGGCGACCCCGACGTGGTGTTCGTGGACATCCGCGACCCGCGCGAGCTGACGCGCGACGGCATGATCCCCGGAGCCTTCCCGGCCACCCGCGGCATGCTGGAATTCTGGGTGGACCCGGACAGCCCCTATCACAAGCCGGTCTTCGCGTCGGGCAAGCGCTTCGTCTTCTACTGCGCCAGCGGCTGGCGCTCGGCGCTGGCCACCGACACCGTGCAGTCGATGGGCTTGGAGAACGTCTGCCACCTCGAAGGCGGCTTCAAGGGCTGGAAGGAAGCCGGGCTGCCCGTCGCCATGCCGCCCGCCGCCGAACGCAAGGGAAGCTGA
- a CDS encoding AraC family transcriptional regulator has translation MTKPDTLLDYGRRIARVVDHIAAHPDEPLELERLAAVACFSPYHFHRIYRAMTGETVADTLRRLRLHRAAGDLVQGGDGVAQVARRAGYGSVEAFTRAFGQVYGLSPGAYRRQGRLVPPPDQPTDEERIMHDVTIRDLPPLRVAAMAHQGPYMDIGTTFERLYAWAAGRGLVGPDTRSFALYYDDPESVPADRLRSEAALLVDGPIPEDGPVRALEIPGGRHAVLIHKGPYAELERPYRWLYRDWLPASGHAPANRPCVEEYLNDCRKLPPEAWLTEIRLPLA, from the coding sequence ATGACGAAGCCCGACACCCTGCTGGACTACGGCCGCCGCATCGCGCGCGTCGTCGATCACATCGCCGCCCATCCGGACGAGCCGCTGGAGCTGGAGCGGCTTGCCGCCGTCGCCTGCTTCTCGCCCTACCACTTCCACCGCATCTACCGCGCCATGACGGGGGAGACGGTGGCGGACACGCTGCGGCGGCTGCGTCTGCACCGTGCCGCAGGGGATCTGGTGCAGGGTGGCGACGGCGTGGCGCAGGTCGCACGGCGCGCCGGCTACGGCAGCGTGGAGGCGTTCACCCGCGCCTTCGGGCAGGTCTACGGCCTGAGCCCCGGCGCCTACCGGCGGCAGGGCCGTCTGGTTCCTCCACCCGACCAACCAACGGACGAGGAGCGAATCATGCACGACGTCACCATCCGCGACCTGCCGCCGCTGCGCGTGGCCGCCATGGCCCACCAGGGCCCCTACATGGACATCGGCACGACCTTCGAGCGGCTGTACGCCTGGGCCGCGGGCCGCGGCCTCGTGGGACCGGACACGCGGTCCTTCGCCCTCTATTACGACGACCCGGAGTCGGTTCCGGCGGACCGCCTCCGCTCCGAGGCCGCGTTGCTGGTCGATGGACCGATCCCCGAGGACGGGCCGGTCCGCGCGCTCGAGATCCCCGGGGGCCGGCACGCCGTTCTGATCCACAAGGGCCCCTATGCGGAGCTGGAACGCCCCTACCGCTGGCTCTACCGCGACTGGCTGCCGGCGAGCGGCCACGCGCCGGCCAACCGTCCTTGCGTCGAGGAGTATCTGAACGACTGCCGCAAGCTGCCCCCCGAAGCGTGGCTGACCGAGATCCGTTTGCCTTTGGCGTGA
- a CDS encoding methyl-accepting chemotaxis protein: MTCNVNASWNEPMSTVKARLLVALSVLCFFLFAIAATGWLALGQSHRGMETVFKDRVVPLRDLKVVSDMFAVNIVDTTHKVRGGAETWEGGLKSIDAALGEIATRWSAFTATSMNAREKELANEAERHMGKARAAATTARALMQARDQAALDAFAVSTLYPSIDPVAAAVGKLVDLQLKEAEAEYERTNAAYDTSRWILGIAVLLGVLAAAFAMTTTLFRVVGPLRAMAELMQRLAKGDLGITVDGTDRMDEVGTLARSLAVFKDSAVANRRMEEEQRQEQARKEARQALVEKYIVGFDSTVHATLRMLASAATEMRATAESMSSTAEETSRQASTVAAASEQATTNVQAVAGATEELSASITEIGRHVATSTTIAGNAVEEAARTDRTVQGLAEAGQKIGEVVGLIKAIADQTNLLALNATIEAARAGEAGKGFAVVASEVKSLANQTAKATEEIATQIQTIQGVTTDTVRAIKTIGGTIGEINGIATTIAAAVEEQGAATGEIARNVQQAAHGTTEVSGSIVQVHQAAVETGSAASQVLSSAEELSRQAETLRLEVERFLVNIRAA, from the coding sequence ATGACCTGCAACGTCAACGCATCGTGGAACGAGCCGATGTCTACGGTCAAAGCACGCCTTTTGGTTGCCCTCTCTGTTCTGTGCTTCTTTCTTTTCGCGATTGCGGCCACCGGCTGGCTGGCCCTGGGACAGTCACACCGGGGCATGGAAACGGTGTTCAAGGACCGCGTCGTCCCGCTGCGCGACCTGAAGGTCGTCTCCGACATGTTCGCCGTCAACATCGTCGACACCACGCACAAGGTGCGCGGCGGCGCCGAGACGTGGGAGGGCGGTCTCAAGTCCATCGATGCCGCGCTCGGCGAGATCGCGACGCGCTGGTCGGCCTTCACCGCCACCTCGATGAACGCCCGCGAAAAGGAACTGGCGAATGAGGCCGAGCGCCACATGGGCAAGGCGCGTGCCGCCGCGACGACCGCCCGCGCGCTGATGCAGGCCAGGGACCAGGCCGCGCTGGATGCCTTCGCGGTGTCCACGCTCTACCCCAGCATCGACCCGGTGGCGGCGGCCGTCGGAAAGCTGGTCGACCTGCAGCTGAAGGAGGCCGAGGCCGAGTATGAGCGGACCAACGCCGCGTACGACACCTCCCGCTGGATCCTGGGGATCGCGGTGCTGCTCGGCGTGCTGGCCGCCGCCTTTGCCATGACGACGACGCTGTTCCGCGTGGTCGGCCCGCTGCGCGCCATGGCCGAACTCATGCAGCGCCTCGCCAAGGGCGATCTCGGCATCACCGTCGACGGCACGGACCGGATGGACGAGGTCGGCACGCTCGCCCGCTCGCTGGCGGTGTTCAAGGACTCCGCCGTCGCGAACCGCCGGATGGAGGAGGAGCAGCGCCAGGAGCAGGCCCGCAAGGAAGCCCGGCAGGCGCTCGTGGAAAAATACATCGTCGGCTTCGACAGCACGGTCCACGCGACGCTGAGGATGCTGGCCTCCGCCGCCACCGAGATGCGCGCCACCGCGGAGTCCATGTCGTCCACCGCCGAGGAGACCAGCCGGCAGGCGTCGACGGTCGCCGCAGCGTCGGAGCAGGCGACCACCAACGTCCAGGCGGTCGCCGGGGCCACCGAGGAGCTGTCCGCCTCCATCACCGAGATCGGGCGCCACGTCGCGACCTCCACCACCATCGCCGGCAACGCCGTGGAGGAGGCGGCCCGCACCGACCGGACGGTCCAGGGGCTGGCGGAGGCCGGGCAGAAGATCGGCGAGGTGGTCGGGCTCATCAAGGCGATCGCCGACCAGACCAACCTTCTGGCGCTCAACGCCACCATCGAGGCCGCCCGCGCCGGGGAGGCCGGCAAGGGCTTCGCCGTGGTGGCGAGCGAGGTGAAGTCGCTGGCCAACCAGACGGCCAAGGCGACCGAGGAGATCGCCACCCAGATCCAGACGATCCAGGGGGTGACCACCGATACCGTCCGCGCCATCAAGACCATCGGCGGGACGATCGGCGAGATCAACGGCATCGCCACCACCATCGCCGCCGCGGTGGAGGAGCAGGGAGCGGCCACGGGGGAGATCGCCCGCAACGTCCAGCAGGCCGCCCACGGCACGACGGAGGTGTCGGGCAGCATCGTCCAGGTCCATCAGGCCGCGGTGGAGACCGGGTCGGCCGCCTCCCAGGTCCTGTCGTCGGCCGAGGAACTCAGTCGGCAGGCGGAAACGCTCCGCCTGGAGGTCGAGCGCTTCCTCGTCAACATCCGGGCGGCGTGA
- a CDS encoding argininosuccinate synthase yields the protein MSGASGKQIKKVVLAYSGGLDTSVILKWLQETYQCEVVTFTADLGQGEELEPARKKAELLGIKPENIFIDDLREEFVRDFVFPMFRANTLYEGTYLLGTSIARPLIAKRQIEIANQVGADAVAHGATGKGNDQVRFELGYYALRPDIKIIAPWREWDLNSRTRLIDYAEKNQIPIAKDKRGEAPYSTDANLLHISYEGKALEDPWVEPFEDMYTRSVAPEKAPDTPTYVEVEFKRGDAVAIDGKALSPAALLTELNRLGGENGIGRLDLVENRYVGMKSRGVYETPGGTILLAAHRAMESITLDRGAGHLKDELMPRYAELIYCGYWFSPERLALQALIDQTQEPVNGVVRLKLFKGNVTVVGRKSPNSLYRMDYVTFEEDSVYNQKDAEGFIKLNALRLRLGAMARANVK from the coding sequence ATGAGCGGTGCGTCCGGCAAACAGATCAAGAAAGTGGTGCTCGCCTATTCGGGCGGCCTCGACACCTCGGTGATCCTGAAGTGGCTCCAGGAAACCTATCAATGCGAGGTGGTGACCTTCACCGCCGACCTCGGCCAGGGCGAGGAGCTGGAGCCGGCGCGCAAGAAGGCCGAGCTTCTGGGCATCAAGCCGGAAAACATCTTCATCGACGACCTGCGCGAAGAGTTCGTGCGGGACTTCGTGTTCCCGATGTTCCGCGCCAACACCCTCTATGAGGGCACCTATCTGCTCGGCACCTCGATCGCCCGGCCGCTGATCGCCAAGCGCCAGATCGAGATCGCCAACCAGGTCGGCGCCGACGCCGTGGCCCACGGCGCCACCGGCAAGGGCAACGACCAGGTCCGCTTCGAGCTGGGCTACTACGCGCTCCGCCCGGACATCAAGATCATCGCCCCGTGGCGCGAGTGGGATCTGAACAGCCGCACCCGGCTGATCGACTACGCCGAGAAGAACCAGATCCCGATCGCCAAGGACAAGCGCGGCGAGGCCCCGTACTCGACCGACGCCAACCTCCTGCACATTTCCTACGAGGGGAAGGCGCTGGAGGACCCGTGGGTCGAGCCGTTCGAGGACATGTACACCCGCTCCGTCGCCCCGGAGAAGGCCCCGGACACCCCGACCTACGTCGAGGTCGAGTTCAAGCGCGGCGACGCCGTGGCGATCGACGGCAAGGCCCTGTCCCCGGCGGCCCTGCTGACCGAGCTGAACCGCCTGGGCGGCGAGAACGGCATCGGCCGCCTCGACCTCGTCGAGAACCGCTACGTCGGCATGAAGTCGCGCGGCGTGTACGAGACGCCGGGCGGCACCATCCTGCTGGCTGCCCACCGCGCGATGGAGAGCATCACGCTCGACCGCGGTGCCGGCCATCTGAAGGATGAGCTGATGCCGCGCTACGCCGAGCTGATCTACTGCGGCTACTGGTTCAGCCCGGAGCGTCTGGCGCTCCAGGCGCTGATCGACCAGACCCAGGAGCCGGTGAACGGCGTGGTCCGCCTGAAGCTGTTCAAGGGCAACGTCACGGTCGTCGGCCGCAAGTCGCCGAACAGCCTCTACCGCATGGACTATGTGACGTTCGAGGAAGACAGCGTCTACAACCAGAAGGACGCGGAAGGCTTCATCAAGCTGAACGCGCTCCGCCTGCGCCTGGGCGCCATGGCCCGCGCCAACGTGAAGTAA
- a CDS encoding ChrR family anti-sigma-E factor, protein MTVPTHHPGDTLLIDYAGGALGEAASLIVATHLALCPCCRLNVAEMEAVGGALLESIEPEEVDPACLETVLARLDDLPPLPRVPRPKLVCQPAEVPLLPEPLRRYVGNDLSRLPWKRLMRGMDCYDIPLGFPLESGSERRGKARLMRLASGVGPPHHTHRGIELTLVLDGGFTDDLGQFARGDLSVADDSVRHRPVADEEGCLCLAVTDAPLRFTGALGLILNPFVKF, encoded by the coding sequence ATGACCGTGCCCACCCACCATCCCGGCGACACCCTGCTGATCGACTATGCCGGCGGCGCTCTGGGCGAGGCGGCGTCGCTGATCGTGGCGACCCATCTGGCGCTGTGCCCCTGCTGCCGCCTGAACGTCGCCGAGATGGAGGCGGTCGGCGGCGCCCTGTTGGAGAGCATCGAGCCGGAGGAGGTCGACCCCGCCTGCCTGGAGACGGTGCTGGCCCGGCTGGACGACCTGCCGCCCCTGCCCCGTGTCCCCCGGCCGAAGCTGGTCTGCCAGCCGGCCGAGGTGCCGCTGCTGCCCGAACCGCTGCGCCGCTACGTCGGCAACGACCTGTCGCGCCTGCCCTGGAAACGGCTGATGCGCGGCATGGACTGCTACGACATCCCGCTGGGCTTCCCGCTCGAGTCCGGTTCCGAACGCCGCGGCAAGGCCCGGCTGATGCGGCTGGCCAGCGGCGTCGGACCGCCGCACCACACCCACCGGGGGATCGAGCTGACCCTGGTGCTGGACGGCGGCTTCACCGACGATCTGGGCCAGTTCGCCCGCGGCGACCTGTCCGTCGCCGACGACTCCGTGCGCCACCGCCCGGTGGCCGACGAGGAGGGCTGCCTGTGCCTGGCGGTCACCGACGCGCCGCTGCGCTTCACCGGCGCGCTGGGGCTGATCCTCAACCCCTTCGTGAAGTTCTGA
- a CDS encoding invasion associated locus B family protein, translating into MLPIRTIRRTAGAALLLAGPILAATVATAAAADPRLLGTFKDWNAFAFDEGGHKVCYMSSQPKKKEPAAAKRGDIHVLVTHRPAEKALDVVSFIVGYPLKKDSESTVEVGGKTFKLFTDGETAWARDADTDKAVTAAMRDAKGKSMLVKGVSGRGTKTTDTYSTDGFAQAYDAINQACGVKR; encoded by the coding sequence ATGTTGCCCATTCGCACCATCCGTCGCACCGCCGGCGCCGCTCTGCTTCTGGCCGGTCCGATCCTCGCCGCAACTGTTGCCACGGCCGCTGCCGCCGACCCGCGCCTGCTGGGGACCTTCAAGGACTGGAACGCCTTCGCCTTCGACGAGGGCGGGCACAAGGTCTGCTATATGTCCAGCCAGCCCAAGAAGAAGGAACCCGCCGCGGCCAAGCGCGGGGACATCCATGTGCTGGTCACCCACCGCCCGGCGGAGAAGGCGCTGGACGTCGTCAGCTTCATCGTCGGCTATCCCCTCAAGAAGGACAGCGAGTCGACGGTGGAGGTGGGCGGCAAGACCTTCAAGCTGTTCACCGACGGCGAGACCGCCTGGGCGCGCGACGCCGACACCGACAAGGCCGTCACCGCCGCGATGCGCGACGCCAAGGGCAAGTCCATGCTGGTGAAGGGTGTTTCGGGCCGCGGCACGAAGACCACCGATACCTACAGCACCGACGGCTTCGCCCAGGCTTACGACGCCATCAACCAGGCCTGCGGCGTGAAACGCTGA